The Lathyrus oleraceus cultivar Zhongwan6 chromosome 5, CAAS_Psat_ZW6_1.0, whole genome shotgun sequence genome includes the window ATATCCTATGTTCATCTTATAACATTTGGCTGCCTCACTTATGCTACAACCATAACTAGACATAGGGATAAACTTGACCCTAGAGTTAGTAAATATATTTTTCTAGGCTACCCTAATGGAACTAAGGGACATCTCCTCTTTGACCTTCAAACTAAATTAACATTTATATCCATAAATTGTTACTTTTATGAAACTAAATTTCTATCTACTTCTCACAATCTATCAATTTCACCTTCTGATAATCTACCATAATCAACACCTTAAAACACCATTTTCCTTTTTGACTATCTCGTTGACTCTATACAAGTCACTACCCAAACTACATAACTAACCAACCAAACTGAAATACCAACTTCATCAACCCAAAACATTTCTTCTCCAACTCAACATTCACCTATTTAGGAAACCATTAACCAACATTGATAAGCAACCTCCTACTAGAAAATCCACCATAACTAAAACCACACCTACTTACTTGAAAAATTTAACTTGCCACACTTATCATTCTTCTACACCTTATGATATTTCAAAATTCATTTCTTACAATAATTCTTCTCTTGCATTTTACTCGTTTATTGTTGCAATTACTACTACTTGTGATCCCACTACATATAAACAAGTCATATCTCATCCAAATTGGATACAAGTGTTGGAACAAAAATGTTAAATACTATGTcccttaggttttgatgataTTAAAATATTTACAGAACAACTGGGTATACTAACATTTGTTCAAGTATGCAGGAATATATCATTTAGAACATATGAAGAAATGCTTGAAGAATCTGAATCTGAAGATCAGACTCTGGCTCTAAAGATCCCTTCATAATATTCTGCCTCTGATGGAGATCTAGACTCTAAAGAATCCAACTCTAAAGAAAGTCAACCTCTGATGACCCATAATTTGAAGCTTCAGAAGCTAAAGAAGATGGCTCTGATGTGATCAACCTTTGAAGAGTGAAGTTTGAAGGAAAGTCAACCTCTAAAGCAGAAGCTCTTCTACCAAGGCAACTCTGACAAATTCAGAACCTTTTTGATCATGTGAAGACTGAAGGAAAAATCTCTTCTTTGATGCCTGAGCCTCAACAGACCATTCCTCTTGTAGAAAGGTGTTTACTTGATGTGTTTAATCAAGTACAAAGGTTAACCAACCTTTTGGTGAAAGTCACCAATGTCTCTTTTCTCTCTTCTCTATATAAGGAGTTGCAGATATAAAAAGAACATTACCAAACTTTTATATAACACTCTGATACAAACTCTATTAATTGACATTCAAAGAGAAGCTACACTGTCCAATTTACAATACTTAGAAAATATTAACTTTGTATATATTTTAGAAGTTCTTAAGTATTAGATTCTTTCTAAGTTGCATTACGACTATACCATTGAATGCATATCAAGTGTAACTTATTACCCAAATCTCTTAACAGTTTGTTATAGAGTcagaagtctcttgcttgtgtaCTTAAGCATTTGAATTCTTTAGCTCATGTGCTAGAGCAAGGAAGTCTCGaacttgtgtgtttgagcaaggaagtcttgaGCTTGTGGGCTTGAGCAAGGAAGTATCAAACTTGTGTGTTTGAACAAGGAAGTCTTATACTTGTGTGTGTAAGCAAAGAAGTCTCTTTCTTGAATGCTCGAGTAGTTGTAATCAGATCTGGTTATAGTGGAAATCCCTTGGAAGTacaaggggactggactactctcaagttgtgagaggaaccaggataaactGCTCGTGTATCTGATTTTACTTTCCTTCTTTTGTACTTACTTATATCCATTGTTTTCAACTCTAATCATCCAAATCAGATTATGGTTCAGAATTTGATAAGGTTATTCAGAAGTCAGACATAGTTTTTGAGTCAGACTTTGAACCTTGTGTTCAGAATCTGATATGGAATCATTAGAAGCAGAAGCTCTCAAAGCTTAAAATAAGAAAAATACAACATAATTCAACCCCTCTTCTTGTATTcttctcaccttcagttggtatcagagtCTGGTTTGTGCTAAACACGTAACAGTGGTACATAAAAGATCCTAAGAAAAATATTTATTCTTCATGTCAGGTGAATCTGAAGTTATTGGTTCGGGTGGGGGTTCTCCTCCTCGTggtaataataataatgatgaaAGTACATCTGATAGTAATAACTATGTTGCTAGACCTCCAACATTCAACGAAGACTCCACTGAATTCGAATGGTGGAAAACCAAGATGCACACTCATATCATAGGTATTGATGATAATTTATGGGACATCTTGGAAGATGGTATTAACATTCAAGTTAATAGTGTTGGAATGATATCTGATAGGAAATATCTCACACCTTCTCAGAAGAAGTTATACATAAAACACCATAGAGTAAGAGGTATCTTTGTTGATGCTCTACCTCATTATGAGTATATCAAAATCATTGATAAATCCACAACTCATAATATCTTTAAATCCACGTGTGTTGCATATGAAGGGAATCATGATCAACAGGTTCGGGAAGCTAAGGCTAACGTTTTGGTTCACAGATATGGGTTGTTCAAGACGAAGGATGATGAAGACATTGAAAGCATGTTATCTAGGTTTAAAATTCTTGTGTCTGGTCTTCAAGTGCTATACAAAAGCTATACTAGCTCTGACCACAGTCTTCTTGTCAAATTCAGACCCAAGGTAACAACTATCCAGGAGGCTAAAGACTTAAACACATTAAGTCTTGAAAGTCTTATAAAAAATCTCCAAAGTCATGAGATGGATCTTAATGGATATGAACCTTTCAAGAAGTCAAAGTCTCTTGCCTTGAAATCTTTTGAAAAATTTGCAAAGGATATAAAGATCTGGAACTCTAAAGAAGCTTCTCAATCAGAAGCTTTTGAAGAAGATTCGATAGTCATGAGATGACCTTTATAATTTAAAGATTTCAATACTTGACCAAGAAGAAGAAAAAATTCAGTGGTAGAAGCAGTGGCTTCAGAGGACCAAGTTCAAGAGATAACAAAGATGATCAGAAGGGCTACTTCAACTGCAAGATGTCTGATCACTATATTGTTGAATGTCTAGAGCTGCAAAAGGACAAGGCAAATAAAGGAAGGTTCCAAAAGGACAGTTTCAAAAACAGATTCAAGAAGAGTTTCATGGTTGCATGGGATGAACTTGACAAAGAAAAAGACTCGTAGAAAGATGAAGATCAAGCCAATCTTTCTTTGATGGCTCTTACATCTTCTGAAGCAGAATCTAattcaggttctggttcagaaTCTGAGGAAGATGAGGTATTTTCTAAATTATCTTGCTCTATTTTTTTTACCTTTATTTATGAACTTATGAGTAGGTGTCAAAAAGGCCAAACACACGATAAAATTAACAAAATAGTATGATCACTTAAAAGAGGAATTAAAATTTGTTCAAAACAAGAATGTAAATCTTGAGAGGGAACATATTACTCATGTTAAATATGTATTTGATAAGATTCTTGATAAGCATGAAATAAATCTGCAAGAATTTATCTCAACTAGCCTTGAAATAACCAAACTTgcatccatgatttatggtgTAAGTAGGAACAAAGGAAAAGGTCTGGGATATTGTCAAAAACCTGTTAATCCAAGGAGTGAAACCTTGATTAAACCCTCACATCCTTCCTCTTCTAAATCTACTAAAAAAGGGCTAGACGACTATTTTGTACCTGAATCTAACAATGCAAAGATTTGTTGGTGTAAACCCTAGAGGCCAATAAATACTcttggtacttgtatcgaattatttattaataataaaaggctttttctttattatgtttgtttaatgaagtccctagaatagctagtctgtttaatgtatcaagtatgacttaatcatgagatcccattaaacataaggatactattcttaaagtatctgtagtcgagctttattatgaaatgggataacattaaagcattaagactattatgtatatagactgatgatcatatctcatggatcatagataaggagttatcaagtcttaaacataggtatgaatattaagagtaatatttatactggattgacccgctatgagaatactatatagaatgttatgcaaagtgtcataagttattctcatggtgataatggtgtataccacccttcgacctgaaaccactatggaccctagatgtagagtcgagtgccttattgctggTCAAATGTTAcccgtaattggatgaccataaagacagttgatgggtactccacgtatcatgctgagggacatgagtgacctagatggaatttgcctatcatgcgtaacaagataaatgtctacgggcccaatattgaactggacaaggatgacacggtctatatcttgtgttcaatatagacataagggcaaaagggtaattgtaaACATACGTATTATaacaaaaggatttgtcagatcacatgacattttcgtgtcttggatagcagtgatatgttgctagataccgctcactgtttattatgttaaatacgtgatttaatataattaccaatgccgcgaaaaactacagggtcacacacaaaaggacagattgatgagagatagagtaactaaggaacaccgtaaggtacaatgcacttaagtgaattgtagaacatcgtaaggtacagtgtacttaagtagaatacgaaatatggtaaggtaccacgcgcttaagtgatttatgcatattataagatatgggccacatacacttaagtgggctttttagcttgcagcccacacaagtggttctataaatagaacccttgtacAACAACATTTATGCAGTtgtaatttcatttctctctctctctctcactcaaagacttcattcgtagcagctagcactgagattgaaggaatccgttcgtgtggattgagtagaggcgttgtcaccattcaacgttcgtgatcgctccgtagatctgcatcaaaggtttcaattgccacaagaggtaacgattctatcactgatcatgcccattcgtaaggatcactaaaggagaaaatttttaaattccgctgaattttggatcactcttcttcttcagtggtatcagagccacttatgaaaccatgatctgatagctgtttattttatgtattttctatattaatacgattaaaagatagaatgaattgaagaataaacgagtaattaaatttggcatcatgtgtgtaccatttggatgattgatgttgactatgcttcggaatccgacattagtatggtgaagcaagGATACATGGATCatccataggttacgcaattgagatcgatcaagttatatatatgatataagtaatcctgatgcaaaatacggtatatatgatatactgttttctattttgttcattcaaacacttaatgattgttttcctttgagcgataaatggtcatttgcttcttgatccgacattagtatggtgaagcaatgtcgtgttgatcaatcatactgaattaacaatcgaggtgtgtttgacggtctaaaattggtgcattaggaTTCATGACagcacaagggttgtgttgtcaaagagttatgcgattagggttgtgactgcgcaagagttgtgctttaaagtatcaagtgttgatgcgaaaaacgacatcaatttcaaatgaattattcattaaaattttgtgtcggggcgctgcccccttgacccccgtccgttgaccgggcagcggacccccgactaactctgcgtagtgtgatcggtcgccgaaatttaatttggttttaattaattaacagaatttaaattaataataataatgtgtttattattattgtcttgtggtgatcggttatggccttagttttcctttattttgttttgggattttaaaatacgacctgcgtaTCGTGCCTCttttttaatctcttaatgtaacttcttttaTCATCTCACTCCATCGTATGTaaaaacgagtttcttttatgtaatgtaatattatgaagaaatagaagaatacaatatcaaaggaggacaaccttgaagatcttgcttggagaagctaagatcgttattaggttagcttaggttctctcattggcttgggagaacaattgcgctaggggccataactgtttcattatgtatgttgatgcatatgagagacgatttatatgataaataagccggtgagatccgaataattgcaaattccctcaaattaaataacctagttttgtgtaatcctcctacgcagtcttaaaacaaagtgaaatgtggatctcgacccactaggaaatcttccaacgggattttccgaatcaaatggcgagggtcatttgttttgagtaaaatagtgggagcatatttaattaaaggcctaattaaatatgttattgatacttatattttcattattttcatgtagattaccatgaccacaaatacctctaacaacattttgcaatcaatccttgacaaggaaaaattgtctgggacaaattttctggattgacaccgaaatctgaggattatcctcaagcatgacagaaagctgtatgtcttggagaaacctgttcctgaagaggaacctcctagttctgcacctaaggcagaaagaaatgcttataagaagcatgtcgatgatgccaatgaaactgcttgcctgatgctagctaccatgaactcagagttgcaaaagcaacatgagaacatggcaacgTTTGATATGATagaacacctgaagatgctctatcaagagcaagaaAGGCATAAAATGTTTAAAGTTTCAAAATCCatttttcaaggaaagttagctgaggagcccctgtaggtccccatgtgctcaagatgattgggtatgtggagaaccttgagaggttaggttttcccctcggaaaggaacttaagactgatttgatcttacaatcgttgccagatagattcagtcaatttgtccttaatttcaatacaaatgatatggacaaatatcttcctaaactactagccatgttaagaactgttgagcaaaattggaagtcaaaagggaagtccattctaatgatcgaaaatggaaagagactgaacaaaagacccaccaagcagggcgataaagggaaaggcaaggaaatttccaaacccaaacccactgctcgtgctttgaagcctagtggaggcataacaaaggaaggcaACTGCTTCTACTTCGGTAAGAACGGACACTCGAAGAGAAActacccaaagtacctggaagataagaagaatggagtagagacttcaactttgggtatttttgttattgaaattaatttatctacttctgcatcatgggtattagatactggatgcggttctcacatttgtacctatgtgcaggggctaaaaaggagtagtgatttggcaaaaggtgaagttgacctacgagttgacaatggagcaaaggttgctgctttagctgtaggaacttatgtattgactttacctagaGGTCTAATAgttcagttagagaactgttattatgtaccaacaattagcaggaatattattttcgtttcttgtttagacaagtttggtttttcatttataataaagaacaattgttgctccatttatttgaatgatatattctatgctacttcacaaatgaacaatggactatatgtccttgatcttgaaattcctatttataacattaatactaaaatgatgaaacctaatgagttaaattCGACTTgcctttggcattgtcgattaggccacataaaagagaaacgcatttccaaactccataaagatggactcttggactcttttgattatgaatcatatgagacatgcagatcttgtttaattggaaagatgacaaagtcttcattcacaggaaaaggtgaaagagctaatgatcttttgaccctcatacatactgatgtatgtggaccactgaacataccagccaaagaaggttttcagtacttcatcacatttactgatgatttcagtagatatggttatgtgtatttaatgaaacacaaatcagagtcctttgaaaagttcaaggaattcaagaatgaagtacaaaaccaactaggtaagaatattaaaaatcttcgatcagatcgaggtggtgagtatttaagcctagagttttatgaccatctgaaagagtgtgtgatcctatcccaacttactcctcctggaacaccccaatggaacggtgtatctgagagaagaaatcgaacattgttagacatggtccgatccatgatgagtcacgccgatcttccaaactccttttggggacatgcattattgacagcagcttacacacttaaccgtgttccatcaaaaaaggttaagaagacaccatatgaaatatggagtggtaagaaaccacatatgtcttacatgaagatttggggttgcaaagtttatgtgaaatgacaaatttcaactaagcttgatCCCAAATTTGACagatgcttatttgtggggtatcctaaagaaacaagagggtattacttctacaatccttctgagggaaaatTGTTTGTCCCTCTaactagagttttcctagaaaaggattttacTTCCAAAGGAgtcagtgggaggaaagtagagcttgaagaaattcaagaatcacaaagcattgatacacctatggaggaattagagcaggaaacacaagtagttgtggaagagaaacctgctcaagtagaacaagaccaacgtaggtcaagcaggatacgtcacctacttgagagatatgaatatctcataactgatcaagtTGATGTATTACacatggatcaagatgagcctgtgacctaccaagaggccataactggtcccgagtctgagaagtggctagaagccatgaaaactgaaatggattccatgtacacaaaccaagtttggaccttggtagagcctcctgtaggagttaacccta containing:
- the LOC127081395 gene encoding uncharacterized protein LOC127081395 — encoded protein: MSGESEVIGSGGGSPPRGNNNNDESTSDSNNYVARPPTFNEDSTEFEWWKTKMHTHIIGIDDNLWDILEDGINIQVNSVGMISDRKYLTPSQKKLYIKHHRVRGIFVDALPHYEYIKIIDKSTTHNIFKSTCVAYEGNHDQQVREAKANVLVHRYGLFKTKDDEDIESMLSRFKILVSGLQVLYKSYTSSDHSLLVKFRPKVTTIQEAKDLNTLSLESLIKNLQSHEMDLNGYEPFKKSKSLALKSFEKFAKDIKIWNSKEASQSEAFEEDSIVMR